From the genome of Xiphophorus hellerii strain 12219 chromosome 11, Xiphophorus_hellerii-4.1, whole genome shotgun sequence, one region includes:
- the LOC116727997 gene encoding endonuclease domain-containing 1 protein yields the protein MGMFTLLFLALTALPYLSLATVVQDFNHVERCKDSLYMGTPPRGIVDFRLKKICQRYADKPRYVTLYDPHKRIPVYSAYTFKKTEGDRRVDYPWMYEPQLAEIDGNGNMLPFPTGYLHMKFEDSQAVLNDYSDVVLYERGHLNPDQHQSTPHDRAATYTLTNVVPEIREFNIGPWREYEERIRVRLNNFCRGTAYIVTGVTTRGNMIRRNNQDRVAIPEDIWSAYCCTEYDRNSPHDVRILFPSHAALAKNAKEGNSVHEMTVQELEIFLKNHMDVDQNLQIFYDNCVSPSPLPLYLQHTI from the exons ATGGGGATGTTCACTCTTTTGTTTCTTGCTCTTACAGCGTTACCTTACCTTTCATTAGCAACAGTTGTGCAAGACTTCAATCATGTGGAGAGATGCAAGGACTCGCTGTACATGGGAACGCCGCCACGTGGGATTGTCGATTTCCGGCTAAAGAAGATCTGCCAACGCTACGCAGACAAACCTCGATACGTGACGCTGTACGACCCTCACAAACGGATCCCGGTTTACTCGGCTTATACCTTCAAGAAAACAGAGGGAGACAGGCGTGTGGACTACCCTTGGATGTACGAACCACAG CTGGCAGAAATCGATGGAAATGGGAACATGTTGCCGTTCCCCACTGGCTACCTCCACATGAAGTTCGAGGACAGCCAGGCAGTGCTAAACGACTACTCTGACGTTGTGCTTTATGAAAGAGGTCACTTGAACCCAGACCAGCACCAGTCCACTCCACATGACCGCGCTGCCACCTACACACTGACTAACGTGGTCCCAGAGATCCGGGAGTTCAACATCGGACCGTGGCGTGAGTATGAGGAGCGAATCCGAGTACGCCTCAACAACTTCTGCCGTGGCACTGCCTACATCGTCACCGGAGTGACCACCAGGGGGAACATGATTCGTCGCAACAACCAGGACCGGGTGGCCATCCCCGAAGACATATGGTCCGCGTACTGTTGCACCGAGTACGACCGCAACTCTCCCCACGACGTGCGCATCCTCTTCCCGTCCCATGCGGCCTTGGCCAAGAACGCCAAAGAGGGGAACAGTGTTCATGAGATGACGGTGCAGGAGCTGGAGATATTTCTGAAAAACCACATGGATGTTGACCAGAACCTTCAGATCTTCTATGACAACTGCGTCTCTCCCTCACCTCTCCCGCTGTACCTGCAGCATACCATCTGA